The sequence AACACAATCAGAACCTGTTTACATTGTGCCTAAGCAGCATATGTAGTTGAGTGGTGACTCTCTAGGGACTGTGTTCAGCACAACGTTATCATTGGCATGGAACTTCCGAAACGTGAAGGAGTGAAGTATAATGGGTTAATGTTTTGATGGAACACTTAAAATTGAGGGGTCAATTTGCCATCATTCATGCCcatgcaccccccccaaaaaaaaaaaaaaatcctaccaaTTGTTGACTTTCTGTCGTGATTGTTTAAGTTGTTAGTTTCTACTTTAGCTTCTTCTACGGCCGTATTGGGGCTGGTCACTCCAGGAATATCTGGCAGGCGGCGGGGTGGAGTCTGCGCCAAAGGAGAATTACGACGGTCCAAAAGAAATTTACGATCATAAATTATCCTGGTACcttaaacaagaaaacaaaatatatttaaatatttagtctACATGGTTAAAATGGAAATTCATCGACAAGGACAGAATTCAAACCTCAGGTGCCTATAAGCAAAGATTAATCTCTATAtgacagagttttttttttttttttaccctatttAGCCAATATGGAGGTTGCTCAACAAAGACACCTTAGGTGACCATGGGTTTTATCCCACCATAGTTACCTATGCTTTATGGGTAATCGTTATCAAATTTTCGCTGATCAAGATTTTCCTTTTCCGTGTTTAGCGTAGACCCACACAAgttctatattgtttttttattgggacAGGTAAGACTTTCCCAAtaccactttttatttatagtctgtcatttagtatgaaaactaaggaaaaaaacaaatgaatatttttgcaattttacttTGTATTTCAGAGGTAGACTTGGTTGTGTGCTTTGGTTCATTgccctgctgcataacccaattGCGCTTGAGCTTTAAATCAGGAAATTATGGGTAAAcgttctccttcaggattttctgacagagagcagaattcatggttccatcaaatATGGCATGTCGCCCAGGTCACGCAGCATCCCCAGACCATCACTTTGCTGGACTGATTGTACGATTGAAATTTGAGGAGTGACCATCGAGGAGAACGAACAGTCAGGGGTCACTGAAATAGTTATGCATTATAGGTCTGATTCAGATCCGGCCCAACATTTACAAGCCCGGTAAGCATTCTGACAACTCATTCTAACTCAACATATGCTGATGGAACCATTAATCATGGCATATAGAAGCAGCCCAATATGTTGCCAGTTCTGACCTTCATCCTCTTAAGGCCAATAAATAATGTTCAGCATTTACAATGTGCCTTTAATCATAAATATCCCCATTTCATTTAGTATACCACAAACAAATTAGATACACACTCACCAAGACCAGCAAGTTTTGTatccaaaccatatattgtatttaaccccttaatgacaattgcgggctctggcacgtcatgcactaacatccggttagtgacaattgatgtgccaggaCTTGAAGTGATCTACATTTGCTTTCTG comes from Spea bombifrons isolate aSpeBom1 chromosome 11, aSpeBom1.2.pri, whole genome shotgun sequence and encodes:
- the EIF4EBP2 gene encoding eukaryotic translation initiation factor 4E-binding protein 2; the encoded protein is MSTGHQHSQSRAIPTRTIPISDSSQLPHDYCTTPGGTLFSTTPGGTRIIYDRKFLLDRRNSPLAQTPPRRLPDIPGVTSPNTAVEEAKVETNNLNNHDRKSTIGDDAQFEMDI